The Phragmitibacter flavus genome includes a window with the following:
- a CDS encoding FecR domain-containing protein, translated as MKSFSSSVSLGCLLGLLSWFGAGQPLRAADYTTPQKSQQDVEISKDSRVRLGSDSSMAHTKKKTVRLRKGALLVDDTAGFAGRGTLVETTEATASVKGGSFVAEYQEGGYLKIIGIAGKVVVTSKSLFAEFIELNPGKMLIISPSEKKLPEPVDIDLQRFVTSSRLMGGSGDKLANRAKLAKAIAKQDEDEVEGRIVKSPVVLAGRGLAVGYDFAYSAGSPAAIDAMERRGDRTDSGSEIELVTDTENSGASRKNQGGASRLSSPALIDYVLNSSTVYDPNISTLQTAGFPELVEDGSGYYRANNLQADGLVDLSSENGPVRLLAEGTFKIGVSEPATILLGSGNDQVWFNSRGSQTVVDTTLDVASGSAHDVNFESLNGNVSVDGSSLTANDIEFLANGGCLWMTNTTVDAKDVASGTVAMKAGLVDLNNVRVGQGQTPNTLKIEGGNTVSITNSSDLRALVAMTVDAPWITVANSNLQAGPTGDINFMAQCEIDLTNVTMSAQNVNLGVTGAGGLLHIKGSANQLLSLYANAGTIRFSNGAVSLSGQTINLTAQTVQIDNGTTVTNSAGAGGTNVNATNRNFNTAGFGSFTNPPP; from the coding sequence ATGAAAAGTTTTTCATCCTCCGTATCGCTCGGGTGCCTGCTCGGTTTGTTGAGCTGGTTTGGTGCCGGTCAGCCATTGCGAGCAGCGGATTATACCACGCCGCAGAAGTCTCAGCAGGATGTTGAGATCAGCAAAGACAGCCGCGTGAGGCTGGGTTCGGATTCCAGCATGGCGCATACGAAGAAAAAGACTGTTCGTCTCAGAAAAGGCGCATTGCTGGTGGATGATACGGCTGGTTTTGCGGGCAGAGGCACCTTGGTGGAGACCACGGAAGCCACGGCAAGCGTGAAGGGCGGTTCCTTTGTCGCCGAGTATCAGGAGGGGGGCTATTTAAAGATCATCGGCATCGCAGGCAAGGTGGTGGTGACTTCGAAATCGCTGTTTGCCGAGTTCATTGAACTGAATCCCGGCAAGATGCTGATCATCAGTCCGTCTGAAAAAAAATTGCCCGAGCCGGTGGACATTGATCTGCAGCGCTTTGTCACCAGTTCCAGGCTCATGGGCGGCAGTGGAGACAAGCTGGCCAATCGCGCGAAGTTGGCGAAGGCGATCGCCAAACAGGACGAGGATGAAGTCGAAGGTCGCATCGTCAAGTCGCCGGTGGTGCTTGCGGGTCGCGGTTTGGCGGTGGGTTATGATTTTGCTTACAGCGCCGGATCTCCGGCTGCCATTGATGCGATGGAGAGACGAGGAGACCGCACGGATTCGGGTTCGGAGATTGAACTGGTTACGGATACCGAGAATTCCGGGGCTTCACGGAAAAATCAGGGAGGTGCATCCCGGCTGTCCTCCCCAGCATTGATCGATTATGTGCTGAACAGCAGCACGGTTTACGATCCGAACATCAGCACCTTGCAGACCGCCGGGTTTCCCGAATTGGTGGAGGATGGAAGTGGCTATTACCGGGCCAACAACTTGCAGGCAGATGGGTTGGTTGATTTGAGCTCCGAAAATGGGCCGGTGCGGCTGCTAGCAGAGGGAACTTTTAAAATTGGTGTTTCGGAACCCGCCACCATTCTGCTCGGCAGTGGGAATGATCAGGTCTGGTTCAATTCGCGAGGCAGTCAAACGGTGGTCGATACCACGTTGGATGTCGCGTCGGGGTCAGCGCATGATGTGAACTTTGAATCGCTGAACGGGAATGTGTCGGTGGATGGTTCCAGCCTGACGGCCAATGACATTGAGTTTCTCGCGAACGGGGGATGCTTGTGGATGACCAACACGACGGTGGACGCGAAAGATGTGGCATCAGGAACGGTGGCGATGAAGGCGGGGCTGGTGGATCTCAACAATGTGCGGGTGGGACAGGGGCAGACACCGAATACGCTGAAGATCGAGGGCGGCAACACGGTCTCCATCACCAACTCCAGCGATCTTCGGGCGTTGGTGGCGATGACGGTGGACGCGCCTTGGATCACGGTGGCAAATTCGAATCTTCAGGCGGGTCCGACCGGAGATATCAACTTCATGGCGCAGTGCGAGATTGATCTGACCAATGTGACCATGTCCGCGCAGAATGTGAATCTTGGGGTGACAGGGGCGGGTGGCCTGTTGCACATCAAGGGCTCAGCCAACCAGTTGCTCAGCCTTTATGCCAATGCGGGCACGATCCGATTTTCGAACGGTGCGGTCAGCTTGAGCGGGCAGACCATCAACCTCACCGCGCAAACCGTGCAGATTGACAATGGCACGACGGTGACCAACTCGGCGGGAGCGGGCGGCACCAATGTGAATGCCACGAACAGGAATTTTAATACGGCTGGCTTCGGTTCATTCACCAATCCACCGCCATGA
- a CDS encoding serine/threonine protein kinase has translation MSKVREFDHFKVLMKPDGSPEELGRGAMGVTYKAFDRNLLSISVVKALHIAQASVPSVRRQFLEEAQSMARLRHPSIPQVYYLGQSESQPFYAMEYCEGPSMQQHVRHSGRLPPQQVFVLARQLASALSAVEGAGLVHRDIKPSNLVLTEESNGTARIKLIDFGLAIKDQRENGAIESAFVGTPMFASPEQFEARPILDIRSDIYSLGITLWFMLTNEMPFKGNLMAIMTAQTHDMPSFERLPPMSDALKAVLWKMLQKNKAERHASAADLESEIRSALGADDVDLKLGLIHRTNTLPIQGSVLPDSPYKLIRPEAEGEEPYGRRFIARALHNDQDVALVLLHPPWGGEPKVLDALRDTRVKMHAAPHPHLLPIVGESRIQGHCAYAFERLSVHAQPLLHWCKQKGSLTFLETAALLAQIADAYDAACQRELFWMPDSITRIMVEESRQGEPFIRIEPFDPQAALNRAPLDPAACMDIFRGIALRIIAFAADAGAARCVQAIVAANPPNWPTENLRTIVVNLLQQENVAVPDIVTATPDWTGDLTMDAATATRSDLAENTLSNLSTYHRAITVNVPETNSATTTVSDPLDRRELIERLEQQRRSLLQNEPAAPATHLVSSSLATWSRENSRQLDEQRLLKAMSRELEIKKQEHVELESDLLNLAQKNFLRQESHRQDQDPNQHQTSQTELRLVMRLLRVRFQDRQWKIHRLEWQLADELLDEVERRRVQREENTSSDRLGEIEAHLHDRAQRLARLLRAGLGELDISSQNSIHPTLSSTATMGRSGLIKVAYGRERREFQRLPAIASAPPQLLQLESRMEEIFQEHVRRHLRLAQRQRKLLRAERHIANHPQATTKPNWQSFIESRLPMLRQQIDDLDDELARRASEVFKFKHRENLRREEKELEAAAQRESRRREAEALDAKIEELKALQVRDLAQRKRRRLTWLGVIAAAVLLSLFVARQVKVVERYILEGSVKGEKAWNSLASERQLSRSGGDWSQLLHQVANAYLQATNDADFKTFAARHLVDLQSDGDAALAGLEAQTKAHTPETLNLGLLEQNLRAFVNEPHFHESASLLLARLQIRIHIQQRNWHDATQSFLEWTQQNAAAGRAMGSEMQTMFRELWNTLPTEIDQLDPAHLLRLLQSLHHDDRTLIGIPGLQALQTALQAEADRSQNRHKTTLEGYLKMAAQATQPNSWELNREAWWPRLESSLTQRKKSQQDIEDEHLIWAQIATTWNQPTPLLAMATAEKASDNTAPNTDLFVLPEATRIGYLQQAAAMKSDEARTLIDKIERQKRTLMTSTDVSYLSIPSGTSRPQADELGKKILEHLENHQSSKDLHQLLRARELALQIPADDFRRAGFLGLIERSRAEQTPQPAEQQQLYQQASIQFLEAFELGDARGLWYAAVCKYLAKDQPGYRALLEKGARQCDPECLFALAQETIHENETTAIGLVIQAAKLGHAKALANCKSNESAYRRRGFGSELDQLKLKMPQAP, from the coding sequence ATGTCCAAAGTCCGCGAGTTCGATCACTTCAAAGTGCTGATGAAGCCCGACGGCAGCCCGGAGGAGCTGGGCCGCGGCGCGATGGGCGTCACTTACAAAGCCTTCGACCGCAACCTCCTTTCCATCTCCGTCGTGAAGGCGCTGCACATCGCCCAGGCCTCCGTGCCTTCCGTGCGCCGCCAGTTTCTCGAAGAAGCCCAGTCGATGGCCCGCCTTCGCCATCCGAGCATCCCGCAAGTGTATTATCTCGGCCAGAGCGAATCCCAGCCGTTCTACGCGATGGAATACTGCGAAGGCCCCAGCATGCAACAGCATGTCCGCCACTCCGGTCGACTCCCGCCCCAACAAGTCTTTGTCCTCGCCCGACAACTGGCCAGCGCCCTCTCTGCCGTTGAAGGCGCGGGACTGGTTCACCGCGACATCAAACCCTCCAACCTCGTGCTCACCGAGGAATCCAACGGCACCGCTCGAATCAAACTCATCGACTTCGGCCTCGCCATCAAAGACCAGCGCGAAAACGGCGCCATCGAATCCGCCTTCGTCGGCACCCCCATGTTCGCCAGTCCCGAACAATTCGAGGCGCGCCCCATCCTCGACATCCGCTCCGACATCTACAGTCTCGGCATCACCCTGTGGTTCATGCTCACCAACGAAATGCCCTTCAAAGGCAACTTGATGGCGATCATGACCGCGCAAACCCACGACATGCCCTCCTTCGAAAGGCTGCCGCCCATGAGCGACGCCCTGAAGGCCGTGTTGTGGAAGATGCTGCAAAAAAACAAAGCCGAACGCCACGCCAGCGCCGCTGATCTCGAATCCGAAATCCGCAGCGCCCTCGGCGCGGATGACGTCGACCTCAAACTCGGCCTCATCCATCGCACCAACACCCTACCCATCCAGGGCAGCGTCCTTCCCGACAGTCCGTATAAACTCATCCGCCCGGAAGCCGAAGGGGAAGAACCCTACGGCCGCCGCTTCATCGCCCGCGCCCTGCACAACGATCAAGACGTCGCCCTCGTGTTGCTTCATCCGCCATGGGGCGGCGAACCAAAAGTGCTCGATGCCCTGCGCGACACCCGCGTCAAAATGCACGCCGCGCCGCATCCCCATCTGCTGCCAATCGTCGGCGAAAGCCGCATCCAAGGCCACTGCGCTTACGCCTTCGAGCGCCTCAGCGTGCACGCCCAACCTTTGCTCCATTGGTGCAAACAAAAAGGCAGCCTCACCTTTCTCGAAACCGCCGCCCTCCTCGCCCAAATCGCCGACGCCTACGATGCCGCCTGCCAGCGCGAACTCTTCTGGATGCCCGATTCCATCACGCGCATCATGGTCGAGGAATCCCGACAAGGCGAACCCTTCATCCGCATCGAACCCTTCGACCCGCAGGCCGCCCTCAACCGCGCCCCGCTCGATCCCGCCGCGTGCATGGACATTTTTCGCGGGATCGCCCTGCGCATCATCGCCTTCGCTGCCGACGCCGGTGCCGCCCGCTGCGTGCAAGCCATCGTCGCCGCCAATCCTCCCAACTGGCCCACGGAAAACCTCCGCACCATCGTCGTCAACCTGCTGCAACAGGAGAATGTTGCCGTGCCTGACATCGTCACCGCGACCCCCGATTGGACAGGCGACTTGACCATGGATGCCGCCACTGCAACGCGCTCCGACCTCGCGGAAAACACCCTCAGCAACCTCTCCACCTACCACCGGGCGATCACCGTTAATGTCCCGGAAACAAACTCGGCCACCACAACAGTCAGCGACCCGCTTGACCGTCGGGAATTGATTGAACGCCTCGAACAACAGCGACGCTCACTCTTACAAAACGAACCCGCTGCGCCCGCAACCCACCTTGTCAGCAGCAGCCTCGCCACCTGGTCGCGGGAAAACAGCCGCCAGCTTGACGAGCAGCGCCTCCTCAAGGCGATGTCCCGCGAACTGGAAATTAAAAAGCAGGAGCATGTCGAACTCGAATCCGATCTGCTTAACCTCGCCCAGAAAAACTTTCTTCGTCAGGAATCGCATCGCCAGGACCAAGACCCGAACCAGCATCAAACCTCCCAAACCGAGTTGCGGCTGGTCATGCGTCTGCTGCGGGTCCGTTTTCAGGATCGTCAGTGGAAAATCCATCGCCTCGAATGGCAGCTCGCCGATGAATTGCTGGATGAAGTCGAACGACGCCGTGTCCAGCGTGAGGAAAACACTTCATCCGATCGCTTGGGGGAAATCGAAGCCCACCTTCATGATCGTGCCCAACGCCTCGCCCGACTGCTGCGCGCCGGGTTGGGTGAGCTCGACATTTCCTCCCAAAACTCCATCCATCCCACCCTGTCTTCCACTGCCACGATGGGACGCAGCGGACTCATCAAGGTCGCTTATGGACGCGAACGCCGTGAATTCCAACGGTTGCCAGCCATCGCCTCCGCGCCGCCCCAACTCCTGCAGCTCGAATCCCGCATGGAGGAAATATTCCAGGAGCATGTTCGACGCCACCTCCGGCTTGCCCAACGCCAGCGCAAACTCCTGCGTGCCGAACGCCACATCGCCAATCACCCTCAGGCAACCACCAAACCCAACTGGCAGTCGTTCATCGAAAGCCGGTTGCCCATGCTGCGTCAGCAAATCGATGATCTCGACGACGAACTGGCCAGACGCGCCAGTGAAGTCTTCAAGTTCAAACACCGTGAGAACCTGCGTCGCGAAGAAAAAGAACTCGAAGCCGCCGCCCAGCGCGAATCTCGCCGACGCGAAGCCGAGGCACTCGATGCCAAAATCGAAGAACTCAAGGCCCTGCAAGTTCGTGATCTGGCCCAGCGCAAACGACGCCGCCTTACCTGGCTGGGCGTGATTGCCGCCGCCGTGCTGCTGTCGCTTTTCGTCGCCAGACAGGTCAAAGTGGTCGAACGCTACATCCTGGAGGGCTCCGTCAAAGGCGAAAAAGCCTGGAACAGCCTTGCCAGCGAACGCCAGCTCAGCCGCAGCGGCGGCGATTGGTCACAATTGTTGCACCAAGTCGCCAACGCCTACCTCCAGGCCACCAACGATGCCGATTTCAAAACCTTCGCCGCACGCCACCTCGTCGATCTCCAATCCGATGGCGACGCCGCTCTCGCCGGCCTCGAAGCTCAGACCAAGGCCCACACTCCCGAGACCCTCAACCTCGGTCTGCTCGAACAAAATCTCCGCGCATTCGTCAACGAACCCCACTTCCACGAATCTGCTTCTTTGCTGCTCGCCCGACTGCAAATCCGCATCCACATCCAGCAGCGCAACTGGCACGACGCCACCCAATCTTTCCTCGAATGGACCCAACAAAACGCCGCCGCCGGCCGCGCCATGGGCTCTGAAATGCAAACCATGTTCCGCGAGCTTTGGAACACCTTGCCCACCGAGATCGACCAACTTGATCCCGCCCATCTGCTGAGATTGTTGCAAAGCCTCCACCACGACGACCGCACGCTCATTGGAATCCCCGGACTTCAAGCCCTGCAAACCGCGTTGCAGGCGGAAGCCGACCGCAGTCAAAACCGCCACAAGACTACACTGGAAGGTTATCTAAAAATGGCCGCTCAAGCCACCCAGCCGAACTCTTGGGAACTCAATCGCGAAGCCTGGTGGCCGCGACTGGAAAGCTCCCTCACCCAGCGCAAAAAGTCTCAACAGGACATCGAAGACGAACACCTCATTTGGGCACAGATCGCCACAACCTGGAACCAACCCACCCCCTTGCTCGCCATGGCCACAGCGGAGAAAGCTTCCGACAACACCGCCCCGAACACCGATCTCTTCGTCCTTCCCGAAGCCACCCGAATCGGCTACCTGCAACAAGCTGCCGCCATGAAAAGCGACGAGGCGCGCACCCTGATCGACAAAATAGAGCGCCAAAAACGCACCCTAATGACTTCGACCGATGTCTCCTACCTGTCCATTCCATCCGGCACCTCACGCCCACAAGCCGATGAACTCGGAAAAAAAATCCTCGAACACCTCGAAAATCACCAGTCCAGCAAGGACCTCCATCAGCTTCTGCGAGCCCGCGAACTCGCCCTGCAAATCCCTGCCGACGACTTTCGTCGGGCAGGTTTCCTCGGTTTGATCGAGCGCAGCCGTGCCGAACAAACCCCACAACCCGCCGAACAACAGCAGCTCTACCAGCAAGCCAGCATCCAATTCCTCGAAGCCTTTGAACTCGGCGATGCCCGCGGTTTATGGTATGCCGCCGTTTGCAAATACCTCGCCAAAGACCAACCCGGCTACCGCGCCCTTCTCGAAAAAGGAGCGCGACAGTGTGATCCCGAATGCCTTTTCGCCCTCGCTCAGGAAACCATTCACGAGAACGAAACCACCGCCATCGGCCTCGTCATCCAGGCCGCCAAACTCGGCCACGCCAAAGCCCTGGCCAACTGCAAATCCAACGAAAGCGCCTACCGCCGACGGGGGTTCGGAAGTGAACTTGATCAGCTCAAACTCAAGATGCCGCAGGCTCCCTGA